The nucleotide sequence TGTGGGATGAGCTGCACCCCACCGCCGCTCAACAGAAGCAGCTCTACGACTGGCTGGTGGCCAAGGGTGAGCGCGTGCTGACCGGCGACTCGTTCTTCCACCTGTCGGGCCTCGGCGAACCGGGTGCGCTGGCCGGGCTGAACCTCTGCGGCGCAGGCCGGGTGGTCTGCCTGATCGACCCCGTCGGTGACGTCTACGCCTGCCCGTTCGCGATCCACGAGAAGTTCCTCGCCGGAAACGTCCTCACCAGCAACGGCTTTGCCGACGTCTGGCAGAACTCGGAGCTGTTCCGGGAGCTGCGCGAGCCGCAGTCGGCGGGCGCGTGCAGCGGCTGCGGCCACTACGACGCCTGCCGCGGCGGCTGCATGGCCGCCAAGTTCTTCACCGGTCTGCCGCTGGACGGGCCGGATCCCGAATGCGTGCAGGGCTACGGCGAGCCCGCGCTGGCGCTCGAACGCGACAAGCCCAAGCCGAGCGTCGACCACTCGCGTTCCGCGGGCCGCGCCAAGGGCCCGGTCCCGCTGACGCTCCTCACCGTCCCACCCAAGAAGACCCCACCCCAGAAGTTCTGCAACGAAAGTCCGATCTGACATGGCCCGCGACACCTGGTTCGAAACCGTGGCGATTGCCCAGCAGCGCGCGAAGAAGCGTCTGCCGAAGTCCGTCTACGGTGCGCTCATCGGCGGCAGCGAGGCCGGCCTCACCGTCAACGGCAACAACGCGGCGTTCAACGAACTGGGCTTCGCGCCGCACGTCATCGGCGCGCTGGAGAAGCGTGACCTCGCGACGACCGTGATGGGACAACAGGTTTCGCTGCCGGTCCTGATCTCGCCGACCGGCGTGCAGGCCGTGCACCCGGACGGCGAGGTGGCGGTCGCGCGTGCCGCGGCCGCCCGCGGCACCGCGATGGGGCTCTCGTCGTTCGCCAGCAAGCCGATCGAGGAGGTCATCGCCGCCAACCCGAAGCTGTTCTTCCAGCTCTACTGGCTCGGCGACCGCGACGCCGTCGCCGCCCGGGTCGAGCGGGCCCGCGCGGCCGGCGCGGTGGGTCTGATCCTCACCACCGACTGGAGCTTCAGCCACGGCCGGGACTGGGGCAGCCCCAAGATCCCGGAGAAGATGGACCTCAAGACGATCATCAAGCTCTCCCCGGAGGGTCTAGTGCGGCCGCGCTGGTTCGTTCAATGGGCCAAGACGCTGCGCCCGCCGGGCCTGTCGGTGCCCAACCAGGGCGCCGCCGGCGAGGCCGGCCCGGCGTTCTTCGAGGCCTACGGGCAGTGGATGTTCACACCACCGCCCACCTGGGAGGACGTCGCCTGGCTCGCCGAGCTGTGGGGCGGCCCCCTGATGCTCAAGGGCGTCATCCGCGTCGACGACGCCAAACGCGCTGTCGACGCCGGAGTCTCGGCGATCTCGGTGTCCAACCACGGCGGCAACAACCTCGACGGCACGCCGGCGTCCATCCGGGCGCTCCCGGCCATCGCCGGGGCCGTCGGCGACCAGGTCGAGGTGTTGCTCGACGGCGGCGTGCGGCGCGGCAGCGACGTGGTCAAGGCCCTCGCGCTGGGCGCCCGGGCGGTCATGATCGGCCGCGCCTACCTGTGGGGGCTGGCTGCCGAGGGCCAGACCGGCGTGGAGAACGTCCTCGACATCCTCTCCGGCGGCATCGACTCGGCGCTGCGGGGGCTCGGCAAGGCCTCGGTGCATGATCTGACCCCTGCCGACGTCCTCATCCCGGAGGGCTTTACTCGCACCCTGGGAGCGTGACGACGCGCCCCGCGTCTGGGGCGAACGAGGCGGACGGGACAGCCGTGGTGGCCTCACCTGCGGGTCGGGAAACGACCCGAAATCCGGTGGGGTCGGTACGCCAACAATCGGCGCACGACAGGTGAATTCGGCCTACCATCGGCGGGTGGCCCATCCCAGTCAACTCGGGGGAACGACGTCGAGGCAGGTCAGCACCCTGGTTCCCGCGTTGCTCGTTCCCGTCGGATCGACCGAGCAGCATGGGCCGCACCTTCCGCTGGACACCGACACCCGCATCGCGGTCGCGGTCGCCGGCGCCGTCACCGACCACCTGACGGGCGACTGGCTACTCGCCCCGGCGGTGAGCTACGGCTCGAGCGGTGAGCACCAGGACTTCGCCGGCACCGTGTCCATCGGCACCGAGGCGCTGCGGCTGCTGCTCGTCGAGTTCGGCCGTTCGGCCTGCCAGTGGGCGTCGCGGGTGGTGTTCGTCAACGGCCACGGCGGCAACGTCGAGGCGCTCGCGGCGGCCGTGGGGCTGTTGCGGGAGGAGGGCCGCGACGTCGCCTGGACGCCGTGCGGCGTCCGCGGCGGCGACGCGCACGCCGGCCGCACCGAAACGTCTGTATTGCTACATATTTCGCCCGAGGACGTCTGGCTCGACGCCCGTGTTCCCGGCAATGACGCGCCACTCGCCGAGTTGCTGCCCCGTCTGCGGCGCGGCGGCGTGGCGGCCGTCAGCCCCAGCGGCGTGCTCGGCGACCCGATGGCCGCCACCGCCGCGGAGGGCGAGGACGTGCTGGCCGAGATGGTGGCCGGCGCCGCACGCGCCATCACGGCGTGGCGGCCCGACGCGCGCGGGATGCTGGCGTGACGGGCCCTCGCCTGCCCGATGGCTTCGCCGTGCAGGTCGACCGGCGGGTCCGCGTGCTCGGCGAGGGCGCCGCGCTGCTGGGCGGTTCCCCGACGCGCTTGCTGCGGCTGGCCCCGGCGGCGCAGACGATGCTGCGCGGCGGCCGGCTCGAGGTGCGCGACGCCCAGAGCGCGCAACTGGCACGCACCCTGCTCGACGCGACCGTGGCGCATCCCCGCCCCGCCACCGGGCCGTCGCACCGCGACGTGACCGTCGTGATCCCGGTGCGGGACAACCTCTCCGGCGTGCAGCGGCTGGTGCGATCGCTGCGCGGGATGTGCGTCGTGGTGGTCGACGACGGGTCCGTGGTGCCGGTCCGCACCACCGACTTCGACGGCGTGGTCGGCGACCTGCGGGTGCTGCGGCACAGCAGCAGCAGGGGACCGGCCGCGGCCCGCAACACCGGGGCGGCGGCGTGCGGCACCGAGCTGGTCGCGTTCCTGGACTCCGACGTAGTGCCGCGGCGTGGCTGGCTCGAGGCGCTGCTGGGGCACTTCTGCGATCCGGCGGTGGCGCTGGTGGCGCCGCGCATCGTGGCGCTGCGCGAACCCGACGGCATGATCGGCCGGTACGAGGCCGTCCGCTCGTCGCTCGACCTCGGCCACCGCGAAGCCCCGGTGCTGCCGTTCTCCCCGGTCTCCTACGTGCCGAGCGCAGCGATGATCTGCCGTCGCCGGGTGCTGCACGAGGTGGGCGGGTTCGACGAGTCGTTGCGCTCCGGCGAGGACGTCGATCTGTGCTGGCGCTTCCACCAGGTGGGGGCACGGCTGCGCTACGAACCCATTGCGCTGGTGGGACACGACCACCGCACCCACGTGCGGGAGTGGTTGTCGCGCAAGGCCTTCTACGGGGCATCGGCGGCGCCGCTGTCGCAGCGGCATCCGGGCAAGACGGCACCGCTGGTGATCTCCGGATGGACGCTGCTGGTGTGGCTGCTGCTGGCGATGGGCTCCGGCGTCGGGTACCTGCTGTCGACGGTCGCGGCGGTCATCACCGGCCGGCGCATCGCCAAGGCGCTCAGCGCGGTGGACACCGAACCGCGCGAGGTCGCCGCGGTGGCGGCGCGCGGGCTCTGGTCGGCGGCGCTGCAGCTGGCGTCGGCCATCTGCCGGCACTACTGGCCGGTGGCCCTGGTCGCCGCGCTGGCGTTCCGGCGGTGCCGGCAGGTGGTGCTGGTCGCCGCGGTCGTTGACGGCGTGGTCGACTGGGCCACCCGCCACGGTGACGCCGGTGACGACGGCCAGCGGCTCGGGTTGATCACGTACCTGGCGCTCAAGCGCCTCGACGACATCGCGTACGGTCTCGGACTGTGGACCGGGGTGGTGCGCGAACGTCATTTCGGCGCGCTGAAACCTCGGATCCGCACCTGACGGACGTGGCTGCCGATGTGCTGATCGTCGGTGCCGGCAGCGCCGGTTGCGTTCTGGCCGAACGACTCTCCGCCGATCCGGACTGCCGCGTGCTGGTGGTCGAAGCCGGCCCCGGCCTCTCGGACCCGGGGGTGGCGGCACAGATCAGCGACGGTCTGCGGCTGCCGATCGGCGACGCCAGCTCCGTGGTGCGCCGGTACGCGACGACGTTGACCGAGGACCCGCTCCGCCCGGCGGTGCTGATGCGCGGGGCCGTGGTCGGCGGCTCGGGCGCAGTCAACGGCGGCTACTTCTGCCGTGGCCTGCCCGCGGACTTCGCCGCCTGGCAGATGCCGGGCTGGTCATGGGACGACGTCCTCCCGCACTTCCGGGCCATCGAGACCGACCGCGACCACGGCGGGCCGCTGCACGGCGACGCGGGGCCCATGCTGATCCGCCGGGTGACCGACCTCGAGCAGGGCGCCGTCGCGTTCGTGGAGGCGGCGCGGGCGCTCGGCTACCCATGGATCGAGGACCTCAACGGCGTCAGCCCCGATGCGCCGCCCCGGCCGGGAGTCGGTGCAGTACCGCTCAACATCGACCGCGGCACCCGGGTCGGACCCGGCGGCGCCTTCCTCGCACCGGCCGCGCACCGGCCGAACCTGCGGGTGCTCGACCGCACCGCGGTGCACCGCATCCGGATCTCCGGCGGCCGGGCGACGGGCGTCGACTGCGTCGGTCCCGACGGCGCCCGGACGCTGACGGCGGACCGCATCGTGCTCTCGGCGGGGGCCATCGGCAGCGCACACCTGCTGCTGCTGTCCGGCGTGGGGCCCGCGGCGGACCTGCGGGCCCTCGACGTGCCGGTGCATGCGGACCTGCCGGTGGGGGCGCGGTGCGTCGACCACCCCGAGTGGGTGCTGCCCGTCGACTGGCCGGCCGCCCCCGGGCGTCCGCCGCTGGAGGCCGTCCTGGTGACCGACGGTCTCGAGATACGGCCCTACACCACGGGTTTCGGTGCGATGACCGGCGGACCGGAGCACCCCGAGGACCGCCCGCACCTCGGGGTGACCCTGACCCGGCCGCGGGCCCGGGGCCGCATCCGGCTGCGCTCGGCGGATCCCGGTGTCGCGCCGCGCATCGAGCACCGCTACGACACCGAACCCGACGACGTGGCCGCGCTGACCGCCGGGGCCGACCTCGCGCACGACCTGGCCGGTACGGGTTATGCGGCGCGACAGGCGCATTGGTCGACATCGCAACACCTGTGCGGATCGGCGCCGTTGGGCGAGGTGCTCGACGAGCGCTGCCGGGTGCTCGGCGTCGGCGGGCTCTGGGTGGTGGACGGGTCGATCATGCCCGACATCACCAGCCGCGGACCGCACGCCACGATCGTCATGATCGGAAGTCGGGCAGCGGAATTCGTCAGTGCGTGACCGTGGATGACCGGCGGTCGAGCAGCCGGCGCACGAACCGCAACTGGCGGCCGTCGCGTCCGGGCGCCCACAACGCGATCACGGCGGCCGCTGCCACGATGACGCCGGCCAACACCACCAGCGACGCATTCATCGACTCGAGGAACGCCACCCGTGCCAGGTCGGCGAGTCGGGGACCGGCCGGGCCGAGCCGTTCGGACACGGCGAGCGCCTGGGCGAGCGAGTCGGTGGCCGGTCCGCGCACCGACTCCGGGAGGTCGGCCAGGCGGGGACCCAGTGCGGTGCCGTAGTGCGCGGCGAGAATGGAGCCGGCCACCGCGATGCCGAGCGCGGCGCCGATCTCGCGGGTGGCGTCGTTCACCGCCGAGGCGACGCCCTGCTTCTCATCGGGCACGGCACCCATCACCGCCGACGTGGTTGGCGCCGTGCACAATCCGATGCCGGTGCTCATGACGAGCAGCGGCCAGGCCACCGCGAGGTAGTCCGAGTCCACCTCGAGCAGCCGCATGCAGAACAGACCCGCGGCCAGCAGCACCAGACCCACCGTCAGCACCAGCCGCAGCCCCACCCGCGGCAGGTACCACTCGTTCGTGGCGCTGAGTACCAGCACCGGCCCGATCAGCGGTGCGATGGCGAACGCCGTGTGCAGTGCGCTGTAGCCCATCACCAGCTGGATGTATTGGATCGCCACGAAGAAGAAGCCGAAGTTGGCGAAGAACAGGATGGTGATGCCGACGGCTCCGGTGGCGAAGTCCGGCCGTCCGAACAGCCGGACGTCGAGCAGGGGATGGGGGAGGCGCAGCTGCACGAACGCGAAGGCCGCGGCCATCGCGACTCCCGCCGCGATGCAGCCCCACACCAGGGGGTGAGTCCACCCGCGCACCGGCGCCTCGACGATGCCGAAGACGAAGATCGCGACCGCACCCCCGATGAGCGCGGCGCCGCGCCAGTCCAGCGGCGTGGCGTTCTCGTCGCGCGACGAAGAGACGGTGAGGGTCAGTACGAAGAGCACCGCGGTGGCACCGGCGAAGGTCCAGAAGATCGACTGCCAGGCGAAGGCGTGCAGCAGCAGACCCGAGCCGATGAAGCCGAACACCGCACCCGAGCCGACCACCCCCGCCCAGATGCCGACCGCCTTGTTGCGCTCCTGGCGCGGGTAGGCCGCGGTCAGCAAGGACAGCGTGGCGGGCATGATGAACGCCGCCCCCGCACCCGCCACGGCGCGCGCGGCGATGATCTGCATCGGGCTGTCGAACACCACCGGGGCGAACGACGCGACCGCGAAGATGGCGAGGCCGCACAGCAGCGCACCGCGCCGGCCGTAGCGGTCGCCGAGGGCTCCGGCGGGCAGCAGTAGGCACGCGAGCACCAGCGTGTATCCGTCGACGACCCAGGTGAGCTGCGCCTGCGTGGCGGCGGTGTCCACGGCGATGTCGCCGAGGGCGGTGTTGAGCGCGATCATCGACGACACGACGAGGCTGACGTCGAGGCAGGCCACGATCAGCAGCCACAGCCGGGCGCGCGAGGAGAGAGCCGCCATGGCGGCGTCGGTAGGCTGGTCGGGCGGAGCGAGTGCGTCGGCCACGTGGGGATCCCTCCGCCGATGCGATACTTCCAAGACACGCCGTCTTGATGCGAGACTAACAGTCTTGTTTCCCGTCGCGAAGGGATTCAAACCGATGTCCGCTGGCCGCACCGATCCTCGGCCGGCGCGCTCCCGGGCGCGCCTGCTCGACGCGGCGACGGCACTGCTCAGCGCCGGCGGTCCCAGCGCGGTCACGGTCGACGCCGTCACCCGCGCCTCGAACGTCGCGCGGGCGACGCTCTACCGACACTTCCCGAGCGGCAACGACCTGCTGGCCGCCGCGTTCCACGCGTTGATCCCGCCGGCGCCCACCCCGCCCGACGACGGTTCGCTGCGCGACCGCCTGGTGGCGCTGGTCCGTGCCCAGGCCGCCCTGATCGCCGAGGCGCCGGTCAGCATCGCCGCGATGTCCTGGCTGGCGCTCGGCGGCGACATGGAACAGCTGCCGTGGGGACGCGGCCGGGCGACGGCGGAGAGTCGCGAGGTGCAGACGCTGCGCGAGCGCGTCGCCGAGCAGTACGCCGCGCCCTTCGACGCGATCCTGGACAGCCCCGACGCCGTCGCGGTGCTCGGCGAGGTCGACCGGACCCGTGCCGCGGCGCTGCTCCTGGGGCCGATCGTGCTGGGCAAGCTCAGCACGCTGCCCGACTTCGACTACTCCGACATCGCCGAGGTGGCCGTGGACGGCTTTCTGGCCACCCACGCCCGTCCGCGCGGCGGGACTACCGCAGCGAGTACCGAATCGGCAGGTGCTTGAGCCCACCGACGAACGTCGTCGCGGTCAGTTCCGGCTCGCCGGCCAGTTCGATCGCGTCGAGACGGGGGAGCAGCTCGGTGAAGAGGCTGTTCATCTCCATCCTCGCCAGCGCCGCGCCCAGGCAGAAGTGCACGCCGTAGCCGAACGAGAGGTGCTTGTTGGGGTCGCGGCCCACGTCGAAGCGGAACGGCTCGTCGAAGATCTCCTCGTCGCGGTTGCCCGACACGTACGCGAGGTACACCGAGTCGCCCTTGGCGATCGGCACGCCGCGCACCTCGGTGTCCTCGGCCGCGGTCCGCATGAACTCCTTGACCGGCGTCGACCAGCGGATCATCTCCTCGACCGCCGTGCCCATCAGGCCCGGGTCGCGGCGCAGCCGCTCGCGTTCGCCGGGATTCGCGATCAGCGCGTGCAGGCCGCCGGAGATGGCGTCCTTGGTGGTGTCGTGGCCGGCGCTCGCGACGATGACGTAGTAGGAGACGGTGTCCATGTCGCTCAGCGGCCCGCCGTCGACGCGGCCGTTGGCGATCGCCGAAGCGAGATCGTCGGTCGGGGTCTCCCGGCGCGACGCGGTCAGGCGGGAGAAGTAGTCGAAGAAGTCGGCCAGCACCGCGAGCATGTCCTCGGGTGTCTTGCCGCGCTGGAACTCCTCGTCGTCGCCGCCGAACATCTCCTGGGTCAGCATGTGCATGCGGCCGTAGTCCTCCTCGGGCAGGCCGAGCAGCGACATGATCACGTACAGCGGGAACTGGACGGCGATGTCGGTGACGAAGTCGCATTCCGGGCCGATGTCGCGCATCTGGTCCACGTAGCGCTTGGCCAGCTCGTCGACGCGCAGCTTCAACGCCCGCATCGCCTTCGGCCGGAACCAGTCGGCGCCGATCGCGCGCACCTTGCGGTGGTGCGGATCGTCCATGTGGATCAGCGTGCGCAGGCCGATGCCCGCCTCCAGCTGGGCCTTCAGTACGTCGTCGGCCTCGGCCGTCGCGAGCAGCGGCCGCGGCTCGGACAGGAACAGATCGTTGGCCCGCTCGACCGCCATGATGTCGGCGTGCCGGGTGATCGCCCAGAACGGCCGGTACGGCGGATTGTCCACCCACGCAACGGGTTCGTGCGCCCGCAGATGGCTCAGCGCCGCGTGCAGCCGAGCGTCGTCGGCGTACGCCGACGGGTCTGCCAGGACCTTGGCCGCTTCGTCCATCGTGGGGGTGCTCATGACGACTCCTCGCTCTGCGCCGGGGCTGTTGACGCGTGTCGAGTGGAGCTTAGGAGCCGCCCGGCGGCGCGATGGCCGGATTGCGGGAATCGCCGCCGGGCGCCGCTGGCCTAGGCTCGGCGGTCGTGACCCCACTGCGGATCGGCCGGCTCACGATGGTCGTGGCCGCCTGCGTGGCGCTGATCCTCGGCTGCGGCCGAGAGACCGCCGCGCCGGCCACGCCACCGGCCGACCCGGCCGTGGTTCAGACCGCGGGTGGGTCCGTGCGCGGCGTGGTGGCCGACGACCACCGCTTCTTCGGCGGTCTGCCGTATGCCGCACCGCCGGTGGGCCCGCTGCGCTGGCAGCCGCCCGCGCCCGCCGCCCCGTGGCCGTCCGAGCGCGACGCCACGAAGCTCGGGCCGCGCTGCATCCAGGACATCGGCGACCTCGAGATGGGCAGGCAGACCGACGAGGACTGCCTGACGCTGAACGTGTGGACCCCGCCGGTGTCGACCAACCCGCGCGCGGTCCTGGTGTGGATCCACGGCGGCGCCTTCATCAACGGCAGCGGCGGCATCTACGACTCGCGCTGGCTGGCCACCCGCGGCGACGTCGTCGTCGTGACGCTCAACTACCGGCTCGGCGCGCTGGGCTTCCTCGCCCACCCCGCCCTCGGCGCGCCCGGCGCCGTCGGCAATTACGGGCTGGCCGACCAGCAGGCTGCGCTGCGCTGGGTGCACGACAACATCGCGGCCTTCGGCGGCGATCCCGACCGGGTCACGATCGCCGGCGAATCCGCGGGCGGCATGTCGGTGTGCGCGACCACCTCGTCGCCCCCGGATCGGCGGGACTGTTCCGGGCCGCCATCATCCAGAGCGGGCCGTGCCAGGCACAGCTGGCGCTCCCGGAGGCCGAACGCATCAGCATCGACTACGCACGCGACGCCGGCTGCGCGGACCCCGCGACCGCGGCCGCCTGCCTGCGGGCACTGCCGGTCAACCGGCTGCGCGACCCGGTGCGCTACTACCGGATCGGCGAGGACGCGCTGTCCGGGCCGGTGACCGGTAGCGCCGAGCTGCCCCGGGACCCGATGGCCGCGCTCGCGGCCGGCGACGCCGCGCGCGTCCCGGTGCTGATCGGCAGCAACCGCGACGAGTTCACGCTGTTCATGGCCCTGCAGTACCTCCGCGGCGAGGAGCTGGCCGGTGCGGACTACCCGCGCGTGCTGGCCGAGACGTTCGGCGGCCGCGACGCCGGCGCGGTCGCGGCGCGGTATCCGCTCGACCGCTTCGGTGGCAGCGCGCCGCTCGCCTACTCCGCGGCGGTCACCGACGCGGCGTTCGCCTGCGTCGACGCGCGCCTCGTCGACGACCTGGCACCGCATGCGCCGGTCTACGCCTACGAGTTCGACGATCCGCGCGCGCCGGCGCCGGAACCCTTCTACACGCTGCCGTTCCCGGTGGGCGCCAGCCACTCACTGGAGCTGCGCTACCTGTTCGACGTGGGCGGCGCGCGCCCGTTCACACCGGCCCAGCAGGTGC is from Mycolicibacterium grossiae and encodes:
- the mftD gene encoding pre-mycofactocin synthase MftD (MftD, an enzyme found in the mycofactocin biosynthesis locus, performs an oxidative deamination of 3-amino-5-[(p-hydroxyphenyl)methyl]-4,4-dimethyl-2-pyrrolidinone (AHDP). The resulting compound, now called pre-mycofactocin (PMFT), is a biologically active redox cofactor that can oxidize the non-exchangeable NADH of TIGR03971 family SDR-type oxidoreductases.) → MARDTWFETVAIAQQRAKKRLPKSVYGALIGGSEAGLTVNGNNAAFNELGFAPHVIGALEKRDLATTVMGQQVSLPVLISPTGVQAVHPDGEVAVARAAAARGTAMGLSSFASKPIEEVIAANPKLFFQLYWLGDRDAVAARVERARAAGAVGLILTTDWSFSHGRDWGSPKIPEKMDLKTIIKLSPEGLVRPRWFVQWAKTLRPPGLSVPNQGAAGEAGPAFFEAYGQWMFTPPPTWEDVAWLAELWGGPLMLKGVIRVDDAKRAVDAGVSAISVSNHGGNNLDGTPASIRALPAIAGAVGDQVEVLLDGGVRRGSDVVKALALGARAVMIGRAYLWGLAAEGQTGVENVLDILSGGIDSALRGLGKASVHDLTPADVLIPEGFTRTLGA
- the mftE gene encoding mycofactocin biosynthesis peptidyl-dipeptidase MftE, translating into MNSAYHRRVAHPSQLGGTTSRQVSTLVPALLVPVGSTEQHGPHLPLDTDTRIAVAVAGAVTDHLTGDWLLAPAVSYGSSGEHQDFAGTVSIGTEALRLLLVEFGRSACQWASRVVFVNGHGGNVEALAAAVGLLREEGRDVAWTPCGVRGGDAHAGRTETSVLLHISPEDVWLDARVPGNDAPLAELLPRLRRGGVAAVSPSGVLGDPMAATAAEGEDVLAEMVAGAARAITAWRPDARGMLA
- the mftF gene encoding mycofactocin biosynthesis glycosyltransferase MftF (Members of this protein family, MftF, are glycosyltransferases, members of PF00535 (glycosyl transferase family 2). The encoding gene is found as part of the mycofactocin cassette, in Mycobacterium tuberculosis, many other Actinobacteria, and occasional members of other lineages. Mycofactocin itself, a putative redox carrier, is a heavily modified derivative of the C-terminal Val-Tyr dipeptide of the mycofactocin precursor MftA (TIGR03969).) translates to MTGPRLPDGFAVQVDRRVRVLGEGAALLGGSPTRLLRLAPAAQTMLRGGRLEVRDAQSAQLARTLLDATVAHPRPATGPSHRDVTVVIPVRDNLSGVQRLVRSLRGMCVVVVDDGSVVPVRTTDFDGVVGDLRVLRHSSSRGPAAARNTGAAACGTELVAFLDSDVVPRRGWLEALLGHFCDPAVALVAPRIVALREPDGMIGRYEAVRSSLDLGHREAPVLPFSPVSYVPSAAMICRRRVLHEVGGFDESLRSGEDVDLCWRFHQVGARLRYEPIALVGHDHRTHVREWLSRKAFYGASAAPLSQRHPGKTAPLVISGWTLLVWLLLAMGSGVGYLLSTVAAVITGRRIAKALSAVDTEPREVAAVAARGLWSAALQLASAICRHYWPVALVAALAFRRCRQVVLVAAVVDGVVDWATRHGDAGDDGQRLGLITYLALKRLDDIAYGLGLWTGVVRERHFGALKPRIRT
- the mftG gene encoding mycofactocin dehydrogenase MftG; amino-acid sequence: MAADVLIVGAGSAGCVLAERLSADPDCRVLVVEAGPGLSDPGVAAQISDGLRLPIGDASSVVRRYATTLTEDPLRPAVLMRGAVVGGSGAVNGGYFCRGLPADFAAWQMPGWSWDDVLPHFRAIETDRDHGGPLHGDAGPMLIRRVTDLEQGAVAFVEAARALGYPWIEDLNGVSPDAPPRPGVGAVPLNIDRGTRVGPGGAFLAPAAHRPNLRVLDRTAVHRIRISGGRATGVDCVGPDGARTLTADRIVLSAGAIGSAHLLLLSGVGPAADLRALDVPVHADLPVGARCVDHPEWVLPVDWPAAPGRPPLEAVLVTDGLEIRPYTTGFGAMTGGPEHPEDRPHLGVTLTRPRARGRIRLRSADPGVAPRIEHRYDTEPDDVAALTAGADLAHDLAGTGYAARQAHWSTSQHLCGSAPLGEVLDERCRVLGVGGLWVVDGSIMPDITSRGPHATIVMIGSRAAEFVSA
- a CDS encoding MFS transporter, encoding MADALAPPDQPTDAAMAALSSRARLWLLIVACLDVSLVVSSMIALNTALGDIAVDTAATQAQLTWVVDGYTLVLACLLLPAGALGDRYGRRGALLCGLAIFAVASFAPVVFDSPMQIIAARAVAGAGAAFIMPATLSLLTAAYPRQERNKAVGIWAGVVGSGAVFGFIGSGLLLHAFAWQSIFWTFAGATAVLFVLTLTVSSSRDENATPLDWRGAALIGGAVAIFVFGIVEAPVRGWTHPLVWGCIAAGVAMAAAFAFVQLRLPHPLLDVRLFGRPDFATGAVGITILFFANFGFFFVAIQYIQLVMGYSALHTAFAIAPLIGPVLVLSATNEWYLPRVGLRLVLTVGLVLLAAGLFCMRLLEVDSDYLAVAWPLLVMSTGIGLCTAPTTSAVMGAVPDEKQGVASAVNDATREIGAALGIAVAGSILAAHYGTALGPRLADLPESVRGPATDSLAQALAVSERLGPAGPRLADLARVAFLESMNASLVVLAGVIVAAAAVIALWAPGRDGRQLRFVRRLLDRRSSTVTH
- a CDS encoding TetR/AcrR family transcriptional regulator, whose protein sequence is MSAGRTDPRPARSRARLLDAATALLSAGGPSAVTVDAVTRASNVARATLYRHFPSGNDLLAAAFHALIPPAPTPPDDGSLRDRLVALVRAQAALIAEAPVSIAAMSWLALGGDMEQLPWGRGRATAESREVQTLRERVAEQYAAPFDAILDSPDAVAVLGEVDRTRAAALLLGPIVLGKLSTLPDFDYSDIAEVAVDGFLATHARPRGGTTAASTESAGA
- a CDS encoding cytochrome P450, with amino-acid sequence MSTPTMDEAAKVLADPSAYADDARLHAALSHLRAHEPVAWVDNPPYRPFWAITRHADIMAVERANDLFLSEPRPLLATAEADDVLKAQLEAGIGLRTLIHMDDPHHRKVRAIGADWFRPKAMRALKLRVDELAKRYVDQMRDIGPECDFVTDIAVQFPLYVIMSLLGLPEEDYGRMHMLTQEMFGGDDEEFQRGKTPEDMLAVLADFFDYFSRLTASRRETPTDDLASAIANGRVDGGPLSDMDTVSYYVIVASAGHDTTKDAISGGLHALIANPGERERLRRDPGLMGTAVEEMIRWSTPVKEFMRTAAEDTEVRGVPIAKGDSVYLAYVSGNRDEEIFDEPFRFDVGRDPNKHLSFGYGVHFCLGAALARMEMNSLFTELLPRLDAIELAGEPELTATTFVGGLKHLPIRYSLR